A window of Callospermophilus lateralis isolate mCalLat2 chromosome 17, mCalLat2.hap1, whole genome shotgun sequence contains these coding sequences:
- the LOC143638105 gene encoding NUT family member 2D-like, producing the protein MDGGCFHVGAALAISPLTARPAGNPLVLSTYPGQSYVPGLSTFGKHGPQLRPVGPPHIQNIIHTQTPLNWRAPGAFCGGVEHPAPFLTAPSALRTTVPASDSGGIQNYGIHWHLGLRPPAPRPFAQMAPIMFPMNARQWPGTVYGEGTLPTFPAAVPLDDSSRPPSVYENFRRWQRFKTLVRRHLPQTPDVEALSCFLIPVLRSLSRREPTMTMEEGLRKGLQEWQRTSNFDRMVFYETAEKFMEFEAAEEMEDPRMQLSGVFQCRPPPATPRLEIRRPPVPEAVQQPATKTKAPETKVPETKARKSKARRNKVAKTKGPENKAPEEIPPEAIQEYMDIMDELFGPTNFATWEPSYLSTEELAANLGEEELEQQDDLYPDPSLMSYVDENFVNKVTGGQDVDLELAKTSQPLKRKCTSSGNLKKKRP; encoded by the exons ATGGATGGAGGATGCTTCCACGTGGGCGCCGCACTGGCCATCTCACCCCTCACTGCCAGGCCTGCT GGTAACCCTCTAGTGCTGTCCACTTACCCTGGACAGTCATATGTGCCAGGGCTGTCCACCTTTGGAAAACATGGGCCACAACTGAGGCCAGTGGGGCCTCCTCATATTCAGAACATTATCCACACTCAGACACCCCTCAACTGGAGGGCCCCAGGGGCCTTCTGTGGGGGTGTGGAGCATCCTGCTCCATTCCTCACAGCACCTTCTGCCCTGAGGACCACTGTACCTGCCTCAGACAGTGGAGGGATTCAAAACTATGGGATCCACTGGCACCTGGGCCTTCGCCCTCCAGCACCACGACCATTTGCCCAGATGGCCCCCATCATGTTCCCAATGAATGCACGCCAATGGCCAGGTACAGTGTACGGGGAGGGCACACTACCCACCTTCCCAGCTGCAGTGCCACTAGATGACTCCAGCAGACCTCCCAGCGTGTATGAGAACTTCCGGCGCTGGCAGCGCTTCAAGACCCTGGTCCGCAGGCACCTTCCTCAGACTCctgatgtggaagcactttcctgcttcctcat CCCAGTGCTTCGGTCTCTGTCCCGACGAGAGCCCACCATGACCATGGAAGAGGGCCTGAGGAAGGGTTTGCAGGAATGGCAGCGCACCAGCAACTTTGATCGGATGGTCTTCTATGAGACTGCAGAAAA GTTCATGGAGTTTGAGGCTGCAGAGGAGATGGAGGATCCAAGGATGCAGTTGTCAGGGGTCTTCCAGTGCCGACCTCCTCCTGCAACTCCGAGGCTGGAAATCCGAAGGCCTCCAGTCCCTGAGGCTGTCCAACAGCCAG CGACCAAAACCAAGGCACCAGAGACCAAGGTGCCTGAGACAAAGGCACGCAAGTCCAAGGCACGCAGGAACAAGGTGGCCAAGACCAAAGGGCCTGAGAACAAGGCGCCCGAGGAGATCCCACCTGAAGCCATCCAAGAGTACATGGACATCATGGATGAGCTATTCGGGCCTACGAACTTTGCCACGTGGGAGCCCTCCTACTTGTCTACAGAAGAGCTTGCTGCAAACTTGGGAGAGGAAGAACTAGAGCAACAGGATGATTTATACCCAGATCCAAGTCTCATGAGCTATGTTGATGAGAACTTTGTCAACAAG GTCACTGGAGGGCAAGATGTGGATCTGGAGCTGGCTAAAACCTCACAGCCTCTGAAGAGGAAGTGCACATCATCAGGCAACCTAAAGAAGAAGAGGCCCTGA